A section of the Paenibacillus yonginensis genome encodes:
- a CDS encoding cytochrome c biogenesis protein CcdA → MDQIHIGAAFAAGVASFVSPCCLPLYPSFISYITGLSLNTLKSGLNERDNRSRVIRHTAVFIAGFSVVFYSLGYGAGAIGALFHDNRVLLRQISGVLMIVMGLFLSGLVQPTLLLKEWKPGWGKRSAAGYLGSFLLGIGFAAGWSPCVGPILAGVIALAASEPAAWLKLITAYTAGFAVPFFLFAFYVGSVKRLSRYSGWIMKAGGAVMVLMGVLLFTGRLTGITIWLQRMTPDFLIF, encoded by the coding sequence ATGGACCAAATTCACATAGGTGCAGCTTTTGCCGCAGGGGTTGCTTCTTTTGTTTCGCCTTGCTGCCTGCCGCTGTATCCTTCTTTTATCTCCTATATAACAGGGTTATCCCTCAATACGCTGAAGAGCGGGCTAAATGAGCGGGACAACCGGAGCAGGGTGATTAGGCATACAGCTGTTTTTATCGCCGGATTTTCAGTGGTTTTCTATTCGCTGGGTTATGGGGCGGGGGCCATTGGAGCTTTGTTCCACGATAATAGGGTTTTGCTGCGCCAAATTTCCGGCGTGCTTATGATCGTCATGGGGCTGTTTCTGTCCGGGCTGGTTCAACCGACCCTGCTGCTTAAGGAGTGGAAACCGGGCTGGGGGAAACGTTCGGCAGCCGGTTATCTGGGCTCTTTTCTGCTGGGAATTGGATTTGCGGCAGGCTGGTCTCCGTGCGTCGGACCGATATTGGCGGGGGTGATTGCGCTGGCTGCAAGCGAACCCGCTGCCTGGCTGAAGCTTATAACCGCTTATACGGCAGGTTTTGCCGTGCCTTTTTTCCTGTTTGCGTTTTATGTAGGGTCCGTTAAGAGGCTGAGCCGGTATTCAGGCTGGATTATGAAGGCCGGCGGCGCTGTGATGGTGCTTATGGGGGTATTGTTATTTACCGGGCGGTTAACGGGGATTACGATTTGGCTGCAGCGGATGACGCCGGATTTTTTGATTTTTTAA
- a CDS encoding stalk domain-containing protein has translation MKFRRLLLSTILAASQMAMILPNAGADAASTQATGQTYQQGDSASSASTDPSAQDSANPDEWTNPPATPDPSGSPDSNLPADPVSTPDPSAPADASGSPTTGTPTENPGSPASTSGSLPPSSTGAPANSAQAISAASPGKLILLLNSNIMYQNGIQYKATEPMAVKDGVSYVAIRSLVNRVGLAIRYDSATKETVITRGSDEMRFKLNSNTYKVNGVVTTMRGKSYATKNSNFMVPFTSITAALKLPYVLDTKTKLITLDVTAKPTAKFTVLPNEIIAGETQVTYQTMSTAPAGQSIVNEEWTGRQEIFSTPGSYVVSYRVQDSAGNWSDWYSVTINVEKPHTPPVAAFTTDKDTYKMGEKITYIDQSTDEENSITSAVWENNKLAFFTPGPQTVRLKVTNKYGLTSTVEHTITISGETLYNESDFNKLFVPVGDKYQFEGSEVPSWDKVNYTFTTEPVTLIRSNSPETNYSEGILYRETTVGRARFMIHHANAVGKDVKMYVVATNLNDSPANLYIDTLGFAGPNENATATGKLSVKRYFSSMQTRSAEQDITIAPREQKIIFSELSAQKMKPGQVISLLSDIYTDYPVQFDVIMIDASKDPLNTLPQLSVLDRDGVHNRGTYPEATRSIQYDEVLGDKPKRLLIGDNASDPFQTGFDTPFYTPSTNAGNFGVLYKIRTTKVAPHTLITFNPRGGTYVGSIMVNGMMVDLPVSGVLNAPNDAAVLYRTGDREETIDFVFTAAPGSNLSVNLLFQPLPEVKPE, from the coding sequence ATGAAATTCCGCAGACTTTTACTTTCTACAATTTTAGCAGCTTCACAAATGGCCATGATTCTTCCAAATGCTGGGGCCGATGCGGCTTCCACTCAGGCAACCGGTCAAACCTATCAGCAGGGGGATTCAGCATCTTCAGCTTCTACTGATCCATCCGCTCAGGATTCCGCAAACCCGGACGAATGGACTAACCCGCCCGCTACACCGGATCCGTCCGGCAGCCCGGATTCCAATCTCCCTGCAGATCCGGTTTCTACGCCCGATCCTTCGGCTCCAGCTGATGCTTCCGGCAGCCCTACAACGGGAACCCCAACGGAGAACCCGGGTTCTCCGGCTTCGACTTCAGGCTCATTGCCTCCATCGAGCACCGGAGCCCCTGCCAATTCGGCTCAAGCGATTTCAGCCGCTTCCCCGGGCAAACTCATTTTGCTGCTGAACAGCAACATTATGTACCAGAACGGCATTCAATATAAAGCGACAGAACCGATGGCGGTAAAGGACGGCGTTTCCTATGTAGCCATCCGTTCGCTGGTGAACCGGGTGGGACTTGCAATCCGTTATGATAGTGCAACCAAAGAAACCGTCATTACCCGCGGCTCCGATGAAATGCGCTTTAAGCTCAACAGCAACACTTATAAAGTGAACGGCGTTGTCACTACGATGAGAGGCAAATCCTATGCCACCAAGAACAGCAACTTTATGGTGCCGTTCACCTCAATTACGGCTGCACTCAAGCTGCCGTATGTGCTGGATACCAAAACGAAGCTAATCACGCTGGATGTCACCGCCAAACCGACGGCCAAGTTCACGGTTCTGCCAAACGAAATCATCGCGGGAGAAACACAGGTTACTTATCAAACGATGTCTACGGCCCCAGCCGGACAGTCCATTGTGAATGAGGAATGGACAGGGCGTCAGGAGATTTTCTCTACGCCGGGTTCTTACGTCGTGAGTTACCGGGTTCAGGATTCAGCGGGCAACTGGAGCGACTGGTATTCCGTCACCATCAATGTTGAGAAGCCGCATACCCCGCCGGTTGCAGCTTTTACAACCGATAAAGACACTTATAAAATGGGTGAAAAAATCACCTACATTGACCAGAGCACCGATGAAGAAAATTCCATCACTTCAGCCGTGTGGGAAAATAACAAGCTGGCATTCTTTACGCCAGGACCACAAACGGTTCGGCTTAAAGTCACCAACAAATACGGTTTGACTTCTACGGTTGAACATACGATCACCATTTCAGGCGAAACGCTGTATAACGAATCCGACTTCAATAAGCTGTTTGTTCCTGTAGGCGACAAATATCAATTTGAAGGCAGCGAGGTGCCAAGCTGGGATAAAGTGAACTATACGTTCACAACCGAGCCGGTTACTTTGATCCGCAGCAACAGTCCAGAGACCAATTACAGTGAAGGCATCCTGTACCGCGAAACAACCGTCGGCCGGGCCCGTTTCATGATCCACCATGCCAATGCCGTTGGCAAAGATGTGAAGATGTACGTCGTGGCTACGAATCTGAATGATTCTCCAGCCAACCTGTATATTGATACGCTGGGATTTGCGGGACCTAATGAAAATGCAACCGCAACCGGAAAATTGTCCGTTAAACGTTATTTCTCTTCCATGCAAACCCGTTCGGCAGAGCAGGATATAACGATCGCTCCACGGGAGCAAAAGATTATCTTCAGCGAGCTGAGCGCGCAGAAAATGAAACCGGGTCAAGTCATTTCCCTGCTGTCGGATATTTATACCGACTATCCGGTCCAATTTGATGTGATCATGATTGACGCTTCCAAAGACCCGCTTAACACGCTGCCACAGCTCAGTGTGCTGGACCGGGATGGAGTTCATAACCGCGGAACCTATCCGGAAGCCACCCGGAGTATTCAATATGACGAGGTGCTTGGCGATAAGCCGAAACGCCTTCTGATCGGAGACAATGCCAGCGATCCGTTCCAGACCGGATTTGACACCCCATTCTATACACCGTCTACCAATGCCGGCAATTTTGGGGTTCTGTACAAGATTAGAACGACCAAGGTGGCCCCTCATACGCTGATCACCTTTAACCCGCGTGGTGGTACTTATGTGGGCAGCATTATGGTGAACGGTATGATGGTCGACCTACCGGTCAGCGGCGTGCTGAATGCTCCAAATGATGCGGCGGTGCTGTATCGCACCGGAGACCGGGAAGAAACGATTGATTTCGTCTTTACAGCTGCACCGGGCAGCAACTTGTCCGTCAATTTGCTCTTCCAGCCGCTTCCCGAAGTGAAGCCGGAATAA
- a CDS encoding undecaprenyl-diphosphate phosphatase — MWEWLKYAILGLVQGLTEPIPVSSSGHLIIAEHLFGIHSEGLSFEVLTNTASLIAIVFIYRKDLASLIAAFFRYLFKRTEQDKDEFKLGVYLIVASIPAGAIGFLFNDAIGETFKGMTTIGIALLITALALWGVRNLRGRKSDKNLSFGETFIVGLAQALALIPGISRSGATIVAALLLGWKPETALRFSFFLYIPVSLGGMLLEGKDMAQDPQLSSLAFPYTAAFICALVATYFSMRWFMGIMAKGNLKGLSIYCLLLGLAVLVFL; from the coding sequence ATGTGGGAATGGTTAAAGTACGCCATCTTGGGTCTGGTTCAAGGCTTGACGGAACCGATCCCCGTATCTTCAAGCGGTCATCTGATCATCGCGGAGCATTTGTTCGGGATTCATAGTGAAGGCCTAAGTTTTGAGGTTTTGACCAATACGGCCTCGCTAATCGCCATTGTGTTCATTTACAGGAAAGACCTGGCCAGCTTGATCGCTGCCTTCTTCCGTTATTTGTTTAAGCGAACCGAGCAGGACAAAGACGAATTCAAGCTGGGGGTTTATTTGATTGTGGCCTCGATTCCGGCGGGGGCTATCGGATTTTTATTCAACGACGCTATAGGCGAAACCTTTAAAGGAATGACCACCATCGGCATTGCCCTGCTTATTACGGCTCTGGCTTTGTGGGGAGTCCGCAATCTTCGGGGCAGAAAAAGCGATAAAAACCTCTCGTTCGGCGAAACGTTTATCGTCGGTTTGGCTCAAGCTCTGGCCCTTATTCCCGGTATCAGCCGCTCCGGCGCCACCATCGTGGCTGCGCTGCTGCTGGGCTGGAAGCCGGAGACAGCGCTGCGCTTTTCCTTCTTCCTCTATATCCCGGTAAGTCTGGGAGGCATGCTGCTGGAAGGCAAAGACATGGCTCAGGATCCGCAACTTAGCAGCTTGGCCTTTCCTTACACTGCAGCTTTTATTTGCGCTCTTGTTGCTACTTATTTCTCCATGCGCTGGTTTATGGGGATTATGGCCAAAGGCAATCTTAAAGGGCTTTCGATCTACTGCCTGCTCCTCGGTCTGGCTGTATTGGTGTTCTTATAG
- a CDS encoding family 10 glycosylhydrolase, with protein sequence MRYWKKAITALTVLLLVVSAAAARQGIVEAAEAAITMELDGMPLTSDVAPYVKSNRTFVPLRVVSEGIGAFVDWQAASKTVTIRQNGITIEMVMGSSTAVVGGHSMALDVPLQSVSGRTMVPIRFVSEQLGLNVDWNQDSRRITLTTSGWEGSGGTNNGSSSNGSTGVLAGSNTLRGAWIASVSNLDWPSSSSKGNTAKQKQQFTDMLDNLQAQGINAVFVQVRPSADALYPSKLVPWSQVLTGTPGKDPGYDPLAFMIEEAHNHGMQFHAWFNPFRVTASGTDTSKLAANNVALQHPDWIVKASSRLYLNPGIPAARQHIIDAIMEVVNQYPIDGVHLDDYFYPSDETTSSPFDDSAAFKAYNSKGFKTKADWRRDNINTFVSDLNASIHAAKPQLVFGISPSGIWRNQATDPTGSATSGRSAYDSEYADARAWIQGGDIDYVAPQVYWSFATAAAPYDKVVDWWANEVKGTGVKLYIGMAPYKIGSPEKGWQTAQELMNQLKYNEKFSQIQGSIFYRSSSLLGNPFGLTQLLKSYYGLTT encoded by the coding sequence ATGCGTTATTGGAAGAAGGCGATTACCGCTTTGACGGTGCTGCTGCTGGTGGTTTCTGCTGCCGCAGCCAGACAAGGCATAGTTGAGGCAGCCGAAGCGGCAATTACGATGGAGCTGGACGGCATGCCATTGACAAGTGATGTGGCGCCGTATGTAAAGTCGAATAGAACTTTTGTGCCATTAAGGGTCGTCTCGGAGGGGATAGGGGCCTTCGTGGATTGGCAGGCAGCCTCCAAGACCGTGACAATCAGACAGAATGGCATCACGATTGAAATGGTTATGGGAAGCAGCACAGCCGTTGTTGGGGGCCACTCCATGGCGCTTGATGTGCCTTTGCAATCCGTATCCGGACGGACGATGGTGCCGATCCGTTTTGTCAGCGAGCAGCTGGGACTGAACGTTGACTGGAACCAGGACTCAAGACGAATTACCCTGACTACTTCCGGATGGGAAGGCAGCGGCGGTACAAATAACGGCAGCTCATCCAACGGCTCGACCGGCGTTCTTGCCGGCAGCAATACTTTGCGGGGCGCCTGGATCGCTTCGGTGTCCAATTTGGACTGGCCAAGCAGTTCTTCCAAGGGAAACACAGCCAAACAGAAGCAGCAATTCACAGACATGCTGGATAACCTTCAGGCTCAAGGCATTAATGCGGTGTTCGTCCAGGTCAGACCTTCGGCGGATGCGCTGTATCCGTCCAAGCTTGTGCCTTGGTCCCAGGTGTTGACCGGGACTCCGGGCAAAGATCCGGGTTATGATCCGCTTGCGTTTATGATCGAAGAGGCGCATAATCACGGCATGCAGTTCCATGCCTGGTTTAATCCGTTCAGGGTCACCGCTAGTGGAACCGATACAAGCAAGCTGGCAGCGAACAACGTAGCCCTGCAGCATCCGGACTGGATTGTGAAGGCAAGCAGCCGTCTGTATCTGAATCCCGGCATACCGGCGGCAAGACAGCATATCATTGACGCGATTATGGAGGTCGTTAATCAATATCCGATCGACGGTGTGCATCTGGACGACTATTTCTATCCGTCAGACGAAACAACCTCCAGTCCATTTGACGACAGCGCAGCCTTTAAAGCGTATAACAGTAAAGGCTTTAAAACGAAAGCAGATTGGCGCAGAGATAATATCAACACTTTTGTAAGCGACTTGAACGCCAGCATCCACGCCGCCAAACCGCAGCTGGTCTTCGGAATCAGCCCATCCGGGATTTGGCGCAATCAGGCCACGGATCCAACAGGTTCGGCTACGTCCGGCCGATCCGCTTATGACAGTGAATATGCGGATGCCCGGGCCTGGATTCAGGGCGGAGATATCGACTATGTTGCCCCACAGGTATACTGGAGTTTTGCTACAGCGGCAGCTCCTTATGATAAAGTGGTAGACTGGTGGGCCAATGAAGTGAAAGGTACAGGCGTCAAGCTGTACATCGGGATGGCTCCTTACAAAATCGGTTCTCCGGAGAAAGGCTGGCAAACGGCTCAGGAGCTGATGAACCAGCTGAAGTATAATGAGAAGTTCAGTCAGATTCAAGGCAGTATCTTTTACCGGTCCAGCAGCTTGCTCGGCAATCCGTTTGGATTAACCCAATTGTTGAAAAGCTATTACGGACTCACAACTTAA
- a CDS encoding patatin-like phospholipase family protein, protein MLINGVFQGGGVKGISLAGAVKAAEQSGVLFHRLAGTSSGSIVASLLAAGYTADELKAIIMGTSFTSFLKRAPLFNITLIGPALRVIFKKGLYSGEALEEWVRQALLVKGIRTFNDLEPGKLSIVASDITHGKILVLPDDLVQLGFDPGRFEVAKAIRMSCSIPYFFDPVMLRMGPVVKRGRSFAEQFVYVVDGGVLSNLPLWLFDQRSFPKDGKRIPTVGFQMVGETTGKPHLIKGPFTMLEAIVETMLSAHDERYIEQSKRYRTIKIPTLGVSTTQFSLTEEESLQLYESGVSAGREFFRNWDSKHYETQYQKYFPALNP, encoded by the coding sequence GTGCTCATTAACGGCGTTTTTCAAGGCGGAGGAGTGAAAGGAATCTCACTGGCGGGCGCAGTGAAAGCAGCCGAACAAAGCGGGGTTCTTTTTCACAGGCTGGCTGGGACCTCCTCAGGCTCCATTGTTGCCTCCCTTCTGGCGGCAGGATACACGGCGGATGAACTTAAAGCCATCATAATGGGCACCTCCTTTACCAGCTTCCTTAAACGGGCGCCTTTGTTCAACATCACTTTAATAGGCCCCGCTTTAAGGGTTATCTTCAAGAAAGGGTTGTATTCAGGAGAAGCACTTGAGGAATGGGTGCGACAAGCCCTGCTGGTGAAGGGCATCCGTACCTTTAACGATCTGGAGCCGGGAAAATTATCGATTGTCGCTTCCGACATTACACATGGCAAAATCCTGGTGCTTCCCGATGATCTTGTCCAATTGGGATTTGACCCGGGAAGGTTTGAGGTGGCCAAAGCCATCCGCATGAGCTGCAGCATTCCGTATTTTTTTGATCCGGTTATGCTTAGGATGGGGCCGGTGGTGAAGAGGGGGAGAAGTTTTGCGGAGCAATTTGTTTATGTGGTGGATGGAGGCGTGCTCAGCAATTTGCCTTTGTGGCTGTTTGACCAGCGATCGTTCCCCAAAGACGGGAAAAGGATTCCGACGGTAGGTTTTCAAATGGTGGGAGAAACGACGGGCAAACCTCACTTGATCAAGGGGCCCTTTACTATGCTGGAGGCGATTGTAGAAACGATGTTGTCCGCCCACGACGAACGTTATATCGAACAGTCCAAACGGTATCGTACGATTAAAATTCCAACCCTTGGCGTAAGCACCACACAGTTTTCCCTTACAGAAGAAGAAAGCCTGCAGCTTTACGAATCAGGCGTAAGCGCAGGCCGGGAATTTTTCAGAAATTGGGATTCCAAACATTATGAAACGCAGTACCAAAAGTATTTTCCTGCTTTAAATCCTTAA
- a CDS encoding DUF1385 domain-containing protein has product MPKTESPVIYGGQAVMEGVMFGGRHVNVTAVRRKSGEITFLEVPREDKSWVKSLRKIPLIRGIVSIIDSSAKGSKHLNYSAEAMADDSMDPEERAKQKEKEESSWSLSMIVGVTIAGILSFIFGKLVFTLVPAVLEDLLFERIVQNRVLDTLIEGIIKIILLLAYLWIISLTPVVKRLFQYHGAEHKVITAYENGEELTPANVQKYSRLHYRCGSSFIILTVIVGIIVYSFFHWDNIWERMYIRVLLLPVVIGLSFELLKFTNSVRDIPLLRFLGYPGLWLQLLTTKEPTDEQVEVSIASFNRMRELDAQLENETAHSRVPDVSPLDPVKG; this is encoded by the coding sequence GTGCCGAAAACAGAGAGTCCGGTCATCTATGGCGGCCAAGCCGTTATGGAAGGTGTAATGTTCGGCGGCAGACACGTTAACGTAACCGCCGTCCGCCGGAAGAGCGGCGAAATTACCTTTCTTGAGGTTCCGAGAGAGGACAAATCGTGGGTAAAGTCGCTCCGAAAAATCCCGCTGATCAGAGGAATCGTCAGTATCATCGATTCCAGTGCCAAAGGCTCCAAACATCTTAATTATTCAGCGGAAGCGATGGCCGATGACAGCATGGATCCGGAAGAGCGCGCCAAACAGAAGGAGAAAGAGGAATCCTCCTGGTCTCTCAGCATGATTGTCGGCGTGACGATTGCGGGGATCCTTTCCTTTATATTCGGCAAACTGGTGTTTACGCTTGTTCCAGCCGTGCTTGAAGATCTGCTGTTTGAGCGGATTGTACAGAATAGAGTTCTGGATACGCTCATTGAAGGGATTATCAAAATCATCCTTCTGCTCGCGTACCTCTGGATTATTTCTTTGACGCCGGTTGTCAAACGGCTGTTTCAGTACCACGGAGCCGAACATAAAGTCATAACCGCGTATGAGAACGGCGAAGAACTTACTCCGGCTAACGTGCAGAAATACAGCCGTTTGCATTATCGCTGCGGCAGCAGCTTTATTATTCTGACGGTCATAGTCGGCATCATCGTCTATTCCTTTTTCCATTGGGATAATATTTGGGAAAGAATGTACATCCGTGTTCTGCTGCTTCCTGTCGTTATTGGACTTTCATTTGAACTGCTCAAGTTCACCAATTCGGTCCGCGATATTCCGCTGCTTCGTTTTCTAGGTTACCCGGGGCTGTGGCTTCAATTGCTGACGACCAAAGAACCGACTGATGAGCAGGTCGAGGTTTCGATCGCTTCATTTAACCGCATGCGCGAATTGGACGCTCAGCTTGAGAATGAAACCGCGCACAGCCGTGTGCCGGACGTTTCCCCATTGGATCCCGTGAAAGGGTGA
- a CDS encoding Fur family transcriptional regulator, with translation MLSADEIIQKMSSQGLRITDQRRTLAKLFVDTDGYLTPKDVYDFMCKKYSGLSFDTVYRNLRIMEEMGVLEQIVFEDGLKFRASCSDEHHHHHMICLGCEKTYPIPFCPMPLADAPDHFQVVKHKFEVFGYCKDCQAGSKPKEHMS, from the coding sequence ATGCTTTCAGCAGATGAAATTATTCAGAAGATGTCAAGCCAGGGTCTGCGGATCACGGATCAGCGCCGGACGCTTGCCAAACTTTTTGTGGATACAGACGGGTATTTGACGCCTAAAGACGTTTATGATTTTATGTGCAAGAAATATTCGGGCCTAAGCTTTGATACGGTATACCGGAATCTTAGAATTATGGAAGAAATGGGCGTGCTGGAGCAAATCGTATTTGAAGACGGCCTCAAGTTCCGGGCAAGCTGCAGCGATGAGCATCATCACCATCATATGATCTGCCTCGGCTGCGAGAAAACCTACCCGATCCCTTTCTGTCCGATGCCTTTAGCGGATGCTCCCGATCATTTCCAGGTCGTGAAGCATAAATTCGAGGTCTTCGGTTACTGCAAAGACTGCCAGGCGGGTTCCAAACCGAAGGAGCATATGTCATGA
- the metG gene encoding methionine--tRNA ligase, whose amino-acid sequence MATDNKTFYITTPIYYPSDKLHIGHAYTTVAGDAMARYKRLRGFDVRYLTGTDEHGQKIERKAQEKGLTPQQFVDNIVVGIKELWKKLDISNDDFIRTTDAKHKQIVQDIFDRLLQQGDIYKGEYEGWYSIPDETYYTETQLVEPVKNDKGEIIGGKSPDSGHPVELVKEESYFFRMSKYADRLLQFYEENPGFIQPESRKNEMINNFIKPGLEDLAVSRTTFEWGVKVKGDPKHVVYVWIDALSNYITALGYGTDNPELYNRYWPADVHLVGKEIVRFHTIYWPIMLMALGLPLPKKVFAHGWLLMKGGKMSKSKGNVVDPNTLIDRYGLDATRYYLLREVPFGADGSFTPESFVERVNSDLANDLGNLLNRTVAMVGKYFDGVTPAYIPNATEFDAALTAAAQKTVEKVEEVMENMEFSVALASIGQFISRTNKYIDETQPWVMAKEGDKQEQLGSVMVHLMESLRIASILLQPFLTQAPAKIWSQLGISPGELTSWESAKSFGLIPAGTRLGQGEPIFPRLDAEQEVAYIAESMTGGVPAEEAKAAGGGPQSTAEEAVELKEEIGIEDFAKVELRVAQVVAAEAVKKADKLLKLQLDLGFEQRQVVSGIAKFYSPEELVGRKVIVVVNLKPVKLRGELSQGMILAASHGDQLTLATVPDNMPNGAVVK is encoded by the coding sequence TTGGCAACAGACAACAAAACTTTTTACATTACAACACCCATTTATTATCCGAGCGACAAGCTGCATATCGGTCATGCTTATACGACGGTAGCCGGTGACGCTATGGCCCGTTACAAACGCCTGCGCGGTTTTGACGTGCGTTATTTGACGGGGACCGATGAGCATGGTCAGAAGATCGAGCGGAAAGCCCAGGAGAAAGGCCTGACCCCGCAGCAGTTTGTAGACAACATTGTGGTCGGCATTAAAGAACTTTGGAAGAAACTCGACATTTCCAACGATGATTTTATCCGCACAACGGATGCGAAACACAAACAGATTGTTCAGGATATTTTTGACCGGCTGCTTCAGCAGGGGGATATCTACAAAGGGGAATATGAAGGCTGGTACAGCATTCCTGATGAAACGTATTATACGGAAACGCAGCTGGTCGAGCCGGTCAAAAATGACAAGGGCGAAATCATCGGCGGGAAATCGCCGGACAGCGGCCACCCGGTTGAGCTGGTAAAAGAAGAATCTTATTTCTTCCGGATGAGCAAATATGCTGATCGTCTGTTACAGTTTTACGAGGAGAATCCAGGTTTCATTCAGCCGGAATCCCGTAAGAACGAAATGATCAACAACTTTATCAAACCGGGCCTGGAAGACTTGGCCGTCTCCCGGACTACGTTTGAATGGGGCGTAAAGGTGAAAGGCGACCCTAAACATGTGGTTTACGTTTGGATTGATGCGTTGTCGAACTATATTACAGCTCTTGGCTACGGCACGGATAATCCTGAGCTTTATAATCGTTATTGGCCGGCGGATGTCCATCTGGTCGGGAAAGAGATTGTCCGGTTCCATACGATTTATTGGCCGATTATGCTGATGGCTTTAGGGCTGCCGCTTCCGAAAAAGGTATTTGCCCATGGCTGGCTGCTCATGAAGGGCGGCAAAATGTCCAAATCCAAAGGCAACGTCGTAGATCCGAACACCTTGATTGACCGTTACGGCCTGGATGCGACCCGCTATTATCTGCTGCGCGAGGTCCCGTTTGGCGCGGACGGCAGCTTTACGCCGGAGAGCTTCGTAGAGCGGGTTAACTCCGATCTGGCCAACGATCTTGGCAATCTGCTGAACCGGACTGTAGCGATGGTCGGCAAATATTTTGACGGCGTAACCCCGGCTTATATTCCGAATGCTACCGAGTTCGACGCAGCTTTGACCGCAGCGGCACAGAAGACGGTAGAAAAGGTCGAAGAGGTTATGGAGAACATGGAGTTCTCGGTAGCGCTTGCTTCCATCGGCCAGTTTATCAGCCGTACGAACAAATATATCGATGAAACCCAGCCATGGGTAATGGCGAAGGAGGGCGACAAACAAGAGCAGCTTGGCTCCGTTATGGTGCATTTGATGGAATCGCTGCGGATTGCTTCGATCCTGCTTCAGCCGTTCCTCACGCAGGCACCGGCCAAAATCTGGAGCCAATTGGGCATTTCGCCTGGGGAATTGACCTCCTGGGAAAGCGCAAAAAGTTTTGGCCTGATTCCGGCGGGCACGCGTTTAGGCCAAGGGGAACCCATCTTCCCGCGGCTTGATGCCGAGCAGGAAGTGGCTTATATCGCCGAGTCGATGACCGGCGGAGTGCCTGCGGAAGAAGCGAAGGCAGCTGGCGGAGGCCCTCAGTCTACTGCCGAAGAGGCCGTAGAGCTCAAAGAAGAAATCGGCATTGAAGATTTCGCTAAGGTGGAGCTGCGGGTCGCACAGGTTGTGGCCGCAGAGGCGGTGAAGAAAGCCGATAAGCTGCTGAAGCTGCAGCTTGACTTAGGTTTTGAGCAGCGCCAGGTGGTGTCCGGCATCGCTAAATTCTACAGCCCCGAGGAACTGGTAGGACGCAAGGTGATCGTAGTGGTTAACCTGAAGCCGGTGAAGCTGCGCGGTGAGCTGTCCCAAGGCATGATTCTGGCCGCTTCCCATGGCGATCAGCTGACGCTGGCCACTGTTCCCGACAACATGCCTAACGGCGCTGTTGTGAAATAA
- the mntR gene encoding transcriptional regulator MntR, producing the protein MPTPSMEDYLERIYKLIDEKGYARVSDIAEGLEVHPSSVTKMIQKLDKDEYLIYEKYRGLVLTSKGKKVGKRLVDRHALLEEFLEMIGVQEENVYKDVEGIEHHLSWDSITCIETLVEFFRRDKNRLEELQNIHNEMISGS; encoded by the coding sequence ATGCCAACGCCCAGCATGGAAGATTACTTGGAGCGCATCTATAAGCTGATTGATGAGAAAGGATACGCCCGCGTTTCGGATATCGCGGAAGGGCTGGAGGTTCACCCTTCATCCGTAACGAAAATGATCCAGAAGCTGGACAAAGACGAGTATTTGATTTATGAGAAATACCGCGGCCTTGTGCTGACAAGCAAAGGCAAGAAGGTGGGCAAGCGACTTGTCGACCGCCATGCGCTGCTGGAGGAATTTCTGGAGATGATCGGCGTTCAGGAAGAGAACGTTTATAAAGATGTGGAAGGCATTGAGCACCATTTGAGCTGGGACTCCATTACATGCATAGAAACATTGGTCGAATTTTTCCGCCGCGACAAGAACCGTCTCGAGGAACTTCAAAATATTCATAACGAAATGATCAGCGGTTCGTAA
- the yidD gene encoding membrane protein insertion efficiency factor YidD, whose translation MTITRRAVQVPIHVYRKFISPLKPPTCRFYPTCSAYALEAIEVHGALKGSWLAAKRIAKCHPFHPGGIDLVPPKKAEKGRQLGGNQGKHA comes from the coding sequence ATGACCATCACCCGGAGAGCTGTTCAGGTGCCGATCCATGTCTACCGCAAGTTCATTTCTCCGCTTAAACCGCCGACCTGCCGGTTTTATCCGACCTGTTCGGCTTATGCGCTTGAAGCGATTGAAGTGCATGGCGCGCTGAAAGGCAGCTGGCTGGCGGCCAAACGTATCGCAAAGTGTCATCCTTTTCACCCCGGAGGGATTGACCTGGTTCCTCCCAAGAAGGCCGAGAAAGGCCGTCAGCTAGGCGGGAATCAAGGCAAACACGCTTGA